The following proteins come from a genomic window of Edaphobacter sp. 4G125:
- a CDS encoding anti-sigma factor family protein, with product MRLGHLSQTERIQFVDGEMSLEEVSRAETHLKECCECRAALAETRGIAEELNSSLNADLSGTISDVHREPGSELAAVKRSGVRGWMKGISGAEKLRWAGAAACVVAVLVCLPRWQRSNGEITFSLPNRGLTPGMTRPVELAAVCSANDDNDFDPELPQETQKAVFREYGISMEHSAKDFQVDYLISPQLGGTDDVRNLWPQSYKETTWNAHAKDALERHLSRMVCERKITLAQAQREIASNWIAAYQKYFHTRRPV from the coding sequence GTGAGACTGGGCCACTTATCTCAAACAGAACGGATTCAGTTTGTCGATGGAGAGATGTCGCTGGAGGAGGTATCGCGCGCGGAGACGCATCTCAAAGAGTGCTGTGAGTGTCGCGCTGCGTTGGCAGAGACGCGAGGGATTGCAGAAGAGCTGAACAGTTCCTTGAATGCTGATTTGAGTGGAACGATATCGGATGTGCATCGTGAGCCGGGATCAGAGCTTGCGGCGGTGAAGCGTTCCGGCGTTCGTGGTTGGATGAAGGGAATCTCGGGCGCGGAGAAGCTGCGTTGGGCTGGAGCTGCGGCGTGTGTGGTCGCTGTGTTGGTATGTTTGCCGCGTTGGCAGAGATCGAATGGCGAGATTACGTTTTCTTTGCCGAACCGCGGGCTGACTCCAGGGATGACGAGACCGGTCGAGCTCGCAGCCGTGTGCTCCGCGAATGACGACAACGATTTTGATCCTGAGCTTCCACAAGAAACGCAGAAGGCAGTTTTTCGGGAATATGGGATCTCGATGGAGCATTCGGCGAAGGACTTTCAGGTGGACTATCTGATCAGTCCGCAACTGGGTGGTACGGACGATGTGCGGAATCTGTGGCCACAGTCCTATAAGGAGACGACGTGGAACGCACACGCGAAAGATGCGTTGGAGCGTCATCTTTCACGGATGGTCTGTGAGAGGAAGATCACACTCGCGCAAGCGCAGCGCGAGATCGCGAGCAACTGGATTGCCGCCTATCAGAAGTACTTTCATACGCGAAGACCGGTGTAA